A single genomic interval of Rhododendron vialii isolate Sample 1 chromosome 3a, ASM3025357v1 harbors:
- the LOC131319591 gene encoding uncharacterized protein LOC131319591, producing the protein MKSPGPSRWRFIIYGSFFIVLLCIYHSISECISGNTSPNTILTTTTIHVYPSEIPKKPLRKIQFPLNCTSGNLTRICPANYYPTNFLHSQDDRDHPPPAVCPDYFRWIHEDLRPWKETGITRDAVESGRKTAHFRLVIVEGRAYVEKYRRAVHNRDFYTLWGILQLLRRYPGKIPDLDLMFNWADTPVVKSVDYSGPNATAPPPLFRYCGDDATLEIVFPDWTFWGWPETNIKPWEEFLEDLKEGEKRWMDKEAYAYWKGNPTLAPTRRDLAKCNVSHKQDWGVRLYKQDWNKEKKEGFKQSNLASQCMHRYKIYIEGVGWSVSEKYILACNSVTLLVKPRYYDFFSRGLMPMHHYWPINEDDKCRSLKFAVEWGNSHKQKAQEIGKAGSDFTQEDLKMDYVYDYMFHLLSEYAKLMRYKPTIPERAIEICSETLACLVIGSQKKFMMESMVKGPTDVSPCNMPPPYDALALRTLLKRKANSISQVELWEKRYWENQTKHN; encoded by the exons ATGAAGTCCCCAGGGCCAAGCCGATGGCGATTCATCATCTACGGCAGCTTCTTCATTGTTTTACTTTGCATCTACCATTCAATCAGCGAG TGCATTTCTGGAAATACCTCACCGAATACAATCCTGACCACCACAACCATCCACGTGTACCCTTCCGAAATCCCCAAAAAACCCCTGCGAAAAATCCAATTCCCACTCAACTGCACGTCCGGCAACCTCACCCGAATTTGCCCGGCGAACTATTACCCGACGAACTTCCTCCACTCCCAAGATGATCGGGACCATCCCCCGCCCGCTGTGTGTCCTGATTACTTCCGCTGGATCCACGAGGATCTTCGGCCGTGGAAGGAGACGGGGATCACGAGGGACGCGGTGGAGAGTGGTCGGAAGACGGCACACTTCAGGCTGGTGATAGTCGAGGGGAGGGCTTACGTGGAGAAATACAGGAGGGCAGTTCACAACAGGGATTTTTATACCCTGTGGGGAATTCTACAGTTGCTACGGAGGTACCCCGGGAAGATACCGGATCTGGACCTCATGTTCAATTGGGCGGACACGCCGGTTGTCAAATCGGTGGATTACAGTGGGCCCAATGCAACGGCCCCGCCTCCCTTGTTCCGGTATTGCGGAGATGATGCCACGTTGGAGATTGTTTTTCCTGATTGGACGTTTTGGGGATG GCCAGAGACAAATATAAAGCCATGGGAGGAATTTTTAGAGGATCTAAAAGAAGGAGAAAAGAGATGGATGGATAAGGAGGCTTATGCATACTGGAAAGGCAACCCGACGCTTGCTCCAACTAGAAGGGATCTCGCCAAATGTAATGTCTCTCACAAACAGGACTGGGGGGTTCGCTTGTACAAACAG GAttggaataaagaaaaaaaggaagggtTCAAGCAATCAAACCTGGCCAGCCAGTGTATGCACAG GTATAAGATATACATTGAAGGAGTCGGATGGTCAGTGAGTGAGAAATACATTCTTGCATGTAATTCTGTTACCTTACTGGTAAAGCCACGTTACTATGATTTCTTCTCGAGAGGCTTGATGCCGATGCACCACTATTGGCCCATAAATGAGGACGACAAGTGCAGATCTCTTAAGTTTGCCGTTGAATGGGGCAACAGCCACAAGCAAAAG GCACAAGAAATTGGGAAGGCGGGAAGTGACTTCACTCAAGAGGATTTGAAGATGGATTACGTTTATGACTACATGTTTCATCTCTTGAGTGAATATGCCAAACTCATGAGATACAAGCCCACTATACCTGAAAGAGCAATTGAAATCTGTTCGGAGACATTGGCTTGTCTTGTGATAGGATCACAGAAGAAGTTTATGATGGAATCGATGGTGAAGGGTCCGACAGACGTGAGCCCATGCAACATGCCTCCTCCATATGATGCTCTTGCTCTTCGTACGCTTCTCAAAAGGAAAGCAAATTCAATTAGCCAAGTAGAGTTGTGGGAGAAGAGATACTGGGAGAATCAAACTAAACATAACTAG